The following coding sequences lie in one Sinorhizobium fredii USDA 257 genomic window:
- a CDS encoding mannonate dehydratase: MYVGTQVAARDDEDYRVYAQLGVKNICADPPGPPASWTLEDLERHRDHVESFGLVLDMVQLPLPSKPIEKASYPDILLAGPERDRQIDAVCRMIENCARAGIPSAKYNLNLIGIPRSEMERGRGGSMNEAFRWERVDQSAAPGLAGVLSEDENWERIDYFLERVVPVATSNRVRIACHPHDPYTPPGYRGVTRVLGTVEGLKKFVQMHESPYHGLNFCQGSIGEMLDNPREEIDEIIRWFGTRGKIFNVHFRNISGGKLSFMETFPEEGDMDMVRSLKIYREVGYQYMVMPDHVPTISGRDPTGVAFAFCYGYIAALIQSLSAS, encoded by the coding sequence GTGTATGTAGGAACGCAGGTCGCTGCCCGCGACGACGAGGATTACCGGGTCTACGCCCAGCTTGGCGTCAAGAACATCTGCGCCGATCCGCCGGGTCCACCGGCAAGCTGGACCCTGGAAGACCTTGAAAGGCACCGCGACCATGTCGAGAGCTTCGGCCTGGTGCTCGACATGGTTCAGCTTCCCCTGCCCTCGAAACCCATCGAGAAAGCCTCCTATCCCGACATCCTGCTGGCAGGACCGGAGCGCGACCGCCAGATCGACGCCGTCTGCCGCATGATCGAGAACTGCGCCCGGGCCGGCATTCCGTCGGCAAAGTACAATCTGAACCTGATCGGCATTCCCCGCAGCGAAATGGAGCGCGGCCGCGGCGGCTCGATGAACGAAGCCTTTCGCTGGGAGCGAGTCGACCAGAGCGCCGCGCCGGGACTTGCCGGCGTGCTGTCGGAGGACGAGAACTGGGAGCGCATCGACTATTTCCTGGAACGGGTCGTGCCGGTTGCGACAAGCAACCGGGTGCGCATCGCCTGCCATCCGCACGATCCCTACACGCCGCCCGGCTATCGCGGCGTGACGCGCGTTCTAGGGACGGTCGAAGGTCTGAAGAAGTTCGTACAGATGCACGAGAGCCCCTATCATGGCCTGAATTTCTGCCAGGGCTCGATCGGCGAGATGCTGGACAATCCGCGTGAGGAGATCGACGAGATCATCCGCTGGTTCGGCACGCGCGGCAAGATCTTCAACGTGCACTTCCGCAACATCAGTGGCGGCAAGCTATCCTTCATGGAAACCTTCCCCGAGGAAGGCGACATGGATATGGTGCGCTCGCTGAAGATCTATCGCGAGGTCGGATACCAATATATGGTGATGCCCGACCACGTCCCGACGATCAGCGGCCGCGACCCGACCGGCGTCGCCTTCGCCTTTTGCTACGGTTATATCGCGGCGCTCATCCAATCGCTTTCCGCCTCATAA
- a CDS encoding GntR family transcriptional regulator, giving the protein MSVSDQPMRVLRPEKTLRELALEKMRDAIVNMHFRAGERLVERDLCDQLGVSRTIVREVLRHLESEGLVAIQPNRGPIVAETTPEEARQIYEIRGVLEGIAAKACATQKDPRVVAELERILARIRAAYAANELPAVLTATTDFYRTLFENSGRHVAWGIVNSITARINHLRSMTIKTPDRNKQGPAQMQKIIDAIKAGDGAAAYEAANVHVTNAAAIAEALLAEQQGGNRG; this is encoded by the coding sequence ATGAGCGTGTCTGATCAGCCGATGCGGGTTCTTCGTCCGGAGAAGACACTTCGCGAGCTTGCGCTGGAAAAGATGCGCGACGCTATCGTCAACATGCATTTCAGGGCGGGCGAACGGCTTGTCGAGCGCGACCTGTGCGATCAGCTCGGCGTAAGCCGGACGATCGTCCGCGAAGTGCTGCGCCATCTGGAATCGGAAGGCCTTGTCGCCATCCAACCGAATCGCGGCCCGATCGTCGCCGAGACCACCCCGGAAGAAGCCCGGCAGATCTACGAAATCCGCGGCGTGCTCGAAGGCATCGCTGCCAAGGCCTGTGCCACGCAAAAGGACCCGCGCGTGGTGGCCGAGCTCGAGCGCATCCTTGCGCGCATCCGGGCAGCCTATGCCGCAAATGAGCTGCCCGCGGTCCTCACCGCCACGACGGATTTCTACCGCACGCTGTTCGAAAATTCCGGACGCCATGTCGCCTGGGGTATCGTCAATTCGATCACGGCAAGGATCAATCATTTGCGGTCGATGACGATCAAGACACCCGACCGCAACAAGCAAGGGCCGGCCCAGATGCAGAAGATCATCGACGCGATCAAGGCCGGCGATGGCGCGGCGGCCTACGAGGCGGCCAACGTGCATGTCACAAATGCCGCGGCGATTGCCGAGGCGCTTCTGGCCGAGCAGCAAGGCGGGAACAGAGGATAG
- a CDS encoding ABC transporter ATP-binding protein: MSKPFLQIRGIRKEYGPVTAVHDVNLDVAQGEFLTFLGPSGSGKSTTLYILAGFEDPTRGDIVLNGQSLLSTPSHKRNIGMVFQRYTLFPHLSVGENIAFPLKVRRLPKAEVDAKVRDMLKLVRLEGFEDRKPAQMSGGQQQRVALARALAYDPPLLLMDEPLSALDKKLREEIQHEIRRIHQQTEVTVLYVTHDQEEALRLSDRIAVFSKGIIDQIGTGPELYANPTTRFVAEFIGDSDFLPCDLVTAANGKADIALAGATVIPNVPVHGRPVPGGKAALMLRPERLSLTRSAPGGSTAVPVTVSDITFLGNNIHVATQTAKGDALAVRLPFGHEAISSLNRGDSVWLGFDPATAHVFC, translated from the coding sequence ATGAGCAAACCCTTCCTGCAAATCCGCGGCATCCGCAAGGAATACGGACCCGTTACCGCCGTCCACGACGTCAATCTCGACGTGGCGCAGGGTGAATTCCTGACCTTTCTCGGGCCATCCGGATCGGGAAAGAGCACGACGCTCTATATTCTCGCCGGTTTCGAGGATCCGACCCGCGGCGACATCGTGCTGAACGGCCAGTCACTGCTGTCGACGCCGTCGCACAAGCGCAATATCGGCATGGTTTTCCAGCGTTATACGCTTTTTCCGCATCTCTCCGTCGGCGAGAACATTGCCTTCCCGCTGAAGGTCAGGCGGCTTCCAAAGGCGGAGGTCGACGCCAAGGTGCGCGACATGCTGAAGCTCGTGCGGCTCGAAGGCTTCGAGGACCGCAAGCCGGCGCAGATGTCCGGCGGACAGCAGCAGCGCGTCGCGCTGGCGCGCGCGCTTGCCTACGACCCGCCGCTGCTGTTGATGGACGAGCCGCTTTCCGCCCTCGACAAGAAACTGCGCGAGGAGATCCAGCACGAGATCCGCCGCATCCACCAGCAGACGGAAGTGACGGTCCTCTATGTCACGCATGACCAGGAGGAGGCGTTGCGGCTCTCCGATCGGATCGCCGTCTTTTCGAAGGGTATCATCGACCAGATCGGCACGGGGCCGGAACTCTATGCTAATCCGACGACCCGCTTCGTCGCCGAATTCATCGGCGATAGCGATTTCCTGCCCTGCGATCTGGTGACGGCCGCAAATGGCAAGGCGGATATCGCGCTGGCCGGAGCGACGGTCATTCCAAACGTACCGGTTCATGGCCGGCCGGTCCCCGGAGGCAAGGCGGCGCTGATGCTGCGACCGGAACGCCTGAGCCTGACGAGATCGGCGCCGGGCGGCTCGACCGCGGTTCCCGTCACGGTGAGCGACATCACCTTTCTCGGCAACAACATTCATGTCGCGACTCAGACTGCGAAGGGTGACGCTCTGGCGGTCCGCCTTCCGTTCGGTCATGAGGCGATTTCCAGCCTCAACCGCGGTGATAGCGTCTGGCTTGGCTTCGATCCGGCGACGGCGCACGTCTTCTGCTAA
- a CDS encoding ABC transporter permease — MLLNFDRLGWWKLVLIGITVLTAAFLLLPILFIAALSFGSSQWLIFPPPGWTLQWYRELLADPRWLESAWTSFQIAIIVTVLSVLLGLVTSFGLTRARFMFREALKALFLTPMILPVVVLAVALYAFFLQIGLNGTLSGFVISHLVLALPFSILSITNALEGFDKSIEDAAVLCGASPFEAKIRVTLPAISHGIFSAAIFSFLTSWDEVVVAIFMASPTLQTLPVKVWATLRQDLTPVVAAASTLLILLTVLLMVLVALVRKGLKS, encoded by the coding sequence ATGCTCCTGAATTTCGATCGTCTCGGCTGGTGGAAGCTGGTTCTGATCGGCATCACGGTGCTGACAGCCGCCTTCCTGCTCCTGCCCATCCTGTTCATCGCGGCGCTGTCCTTCGGCTCGTCGCAATGGCTGATTTTTCCGCCGCCCGGCTGGACGCTCCAATGGTACCGGGAGCTTCTCGCCGATCCGCGCTGGCTGGAGTCCGCCTGGACGAGCTTCCAGATCGCAATCATCGTCACGGTTCTTTCGGTCCTCCTCGGGCTCGTCACTTCCTTTGGGCTGACGCGCGCGCGCTTCATGTTTCGCGAGGCGCTGAAAGCCCTGTTCCTGACGCCGATGATCCTGCCCGTCGTCGTTCTCGCCGTGGCGCTCTACGCCTTTTTCCTGCAAATCGGCCTCAACGGCACGCTGTCGGGCTTCGTCATTTCCCATCTGGTGCTGGCACTGCCCTTCTCGATCCTGTCGATCACCAATGCGCTCGAGGGATTCGACAAATCGATCGAGGACGCCGCCGTGCTGTGCGGTGCGTCCCCATTCGAGGCGAAAATCCGCGTGACGCTGCCGGCCATCAGCCACGGCATCTTCTCGGCGGCGATCTTCTCGTTTCTCACCTCATGGGACGAAGTGGTCGTCGCAATCTTCATGGCGAGCCCGACGCTGCAGACGCTTCCCGTCAAGGTCTGGGCGACCTTGCGGCAGGACCTGACGCCTGTCGTCGCCGCCGCCTCCACCCTTCTCATCCTGCTCACCGTGCTCTTGATGGTGCTTGTCGCCCTCGTTCGCAAAGGATTGAAATCATGA
- a CDS encoding ABC transporter permease: MLSRTDAKAAGSNVPARLTLTDFDLTLPALGLLVLFFVVPVAILLARSVSEPVPGFGNYAELLGSSTYLKIFANTFLVSGLVTFVSLVIGFPVAWALAVMPSRFASVIFAILLLSMWTNLLARTYAWMVLLQRTGVVNKLLVGLGLIDTPLPLVNNLTGVTIGMTYIMLPFVILPLYGVIRKIDPAILQAAALCGANRWQALVRVLLPLAMPGMAAGALMVFVMSLGYFVTPALLGGTANMMLAELIAQFVQSLVNWGMGGAAALVLLVVTLALYAVQLRFFGTDRMGGR; the protein is encoded by the coding sequence ATGTTGTCGCGCACCGACGCGAAGGCGGCAGGATCGAACGTCCCTGCACGCCTGACGCTCACGGACTTCGATCTGACCTTGCCGGCGCTCGGCCTGCTGGTCCTTTTTTTCGTCGTGCCGGTCGCCATTCTGTTGGCGCGCAGCGTCTCGGAGCCCGTGCCGGGCTTCGGAAACTATGCCGAACTGCTGGGCTCCTCCACCTATCTCAAGATATTCGCGAACACGTTCCTGGTTTCCGGCCTGGTCACCTTCGTCTCGCTGGTCATCGGCTTTCCCGTCGCTTGGGCGCTAGCGGTGATGCCGAGCCGCTTCGCTTCGGTGATCTTCGCCATCCTGCTTCTGTCGATGTGGACCAACCTGCTGGCGCGCACCTATGCCTGGATGGTGCTGTTGCAGCGCACCGGCGTCGTCAACAAGCTGCTGGTCGGTCTGGGCCTCATCGACACACCGCTTCCGCTCGTCAACAATCTGACGGGCGTGACGATCGGCATGACCTACATCATGCTGCCCTTCGTCATCCTGCCCCTCTATGGCGTCATCAGGAAGATCGATCCGGCTATCCTGCAGGCGGCGGCGCTCTGCGGCGCCAACCGCTGGCAGGCGCTCGTGCGCGTTCTCCTGCCGCTGGCGATGCCCGGAATGGCGGCCGGCGCGCTGATGGTCTTCGTCATGTCGCTCGGCTACTTTGTCACCCCGGCGCTGCTCGGCGGCACGGCGAACATGATGCTGGCCGAACTCATCGCGCAATTCGTCCAGTCGCTCGTCAACTGGGGCATGGGTGGTGCTGCGGCCCTGGTGCTGCTGGTCGTCACCCTGGCGCTCTATGCGGTGCAGCTCCGCTTCTTCGGCACAGACCGGATGGGAGGACGCTGA
- a CDS encoding ABC transporter substrate-binding protein, with protein sequence MKKIFVLAATAATIATAMPATAADLVFSSWGGTTQDAQKIAWAEKFTEKTGINVLQDGPTDYGKLKAMVEAAAVTWDVVDVEGDYAAQAGKNGLLEKLDFSVIDKSKLDPRFVTDYSVGSFYYSFVIGCNKDAVDACPKTWADLFDTEKFPGKRAFYKWSAPGVIEAALLADGVPADKLYPLDLDRAFKKLDTIKPDIIWWSGGAQSQQLLASAEAPFGSVWNGRMTALAQSGINVETSWEQNITAADSLVVPKGAKNKEAAMQFIALATSAQAQADLAKATGYAPINLESPKLMDAELAKSLPDAQTASQVNADMNYWAENRDAIGERWYAWQAK encoded by the coding sequence ATGAAGAAGATATTCGTTTTGGCGGCCACTGCCGCGACAATTGCAACAGCAATGCCGGCGACGGCCGCGGATCTTGTCTTTTCGAGCTGGGGCGGCACGACGCAGGACGCGCAGAAGATCGCCTGGGCCGAGAAATTCACCGAAAAGACCGGCATCAACGTGCTTCAGGACGGACCGACCGACTACGGCAAGCTCAAGGCCATGGTCGAGGCGGCCGCCGTCACCTGGGACGTCGTCGATGTCGAGGGCGACTACGCCGCTCAGGCCGGCAAGAACGGCCTGCTGGAGAAGCTGGATTTCTCGGTGATCGACAAGTCTAAGCTCGACCCGCGCTTCGTCACCGACTATTCGGTCGGCAGCTTCTATTATTCCTTCGTGATCGGCTGCAACAAGGATGCGGTCGACGCCTGCCCGAAGACTTGGGCGGATCTCTTCGACACGGAGAAGTTCCCTGGCAAGCGCGCCTTCTACAAGTGGTCGGCGCCGGGTGTCATCGAGGCGGCCCTGCTTGCCGACGGCGTGCCTGCCGACAAGCTCTATCCGCTCGATCTCGACCGCGCTTTCAAAAAGCTCGACACGATCAAGCCGGACATCATCTGGTGGTCTGGCGGAGCGCAGTCGCAGCAGCTGCTCGCTTCCGCTGAGGCGCCCTTCGGCAGTGTCTGGAACGGCCGCATGACGGCGCTGGCGCAGAGCGGCATCAATGTCGAGACCTCCTGGGAGCAGAACATCACCGCCGCCGACTCGCTCGTCGTGCCCAAGGGCGCGAAGAATAAGGAAGCAGCGATGCAGTTCATCGCGCTCGCCACGTCTGCCCAGGCGCAAGCCGATCTCGCCAAGGCCACCGGCTACGCGCCCATCAATCTCGAATCCCCGAAGCTGATGGACGCGGAACTGGCGAAATCGCTGCCGGATGCGCAGACGGCGAGTCAGGTCAATGCCGACATGAACTATTGGGCGGAGAACCGCGACGCGATCGGCGAGCGCTGGTACGCCTGGCAAGCGAAATAA
- a CDS encoding NIPSNAP family protein, with the protein MFYEIRTYRLKNGAIPAYLKVVEEEGIAIQTKHLGELVAYFFSEIGPINEIVHIWAYVSLDDRERRRAALMGDPDWRAFLPKIRDLIEVAENKIMKAARFSPTGGSAS; encoded by the coding sequence ATGTTCTACGAGATCCGCACCTATCGGCTGAAGAACGGCGCGATTCCCGCCTACCTGAAGGTGGTCGAGGAAGAGGGCATCGCCATCCAGACGAAGCATCTCGGCGAACTCGTCGCCTACTTCTTCTCCGAGATCGGGCCGATCAACGAGATCGTCCACATCTGGGCCTATGTGAGCCTCGACGATCGCGAGAGGCGTCGCGCTGCACTCATGGGAGACCCGGATTGGCGGGCGTTCCTCCCCAAGATACGCGACCTCATAGAAGTCGCGGAGAACAAGATCATGAAGGCGGCGCGCTTTTCGCCGACAGGCGGCAGCGCGTCATAG
- a CDS encoding aldehyde dehydrogenase — translation MQRFQSYIGGEFSDGEARFESIDPATGAAWAEMPEAREADVDRAVEAAHNALYEGPWSKLTATQRGKLLYKLGDLVAENAQKLAELETRDTGKIIRETSAQIAYVAEYYRYYAGIADKIEGSYLPIDKPDMDVWLRREPIGIVAMVVPWNSQLFLSAVKIGPALAAGCTMVVKASEDGPAPLLEFARLIDQAGFPAGVVNIITGFGPSCGAALSRHPKVDHIAFTGGPETARHVVRNSAENLASTSLELGGKSPFIVFADADLESAANAQVAGIFAATGQSCVAGSRLIVEKSVKDHFLEILKAKAEAVRIGSPLDMATEVGPLATRRQRDHIEALVARSLAAGAKLITGGNAPEGAGYYYRPSILDCDGSASPSLEEEFFGPVLSVLSFETEAEALALANNSSYGLAAGVFTQNLTRAHRLMKGIRAGIVWVNTYRAVSPIAPFGGFGLSGHGREGGMAAALDYTRTKTVWLRTSDEPIPDPFVMR, via the coding sequence ATGCAGCGGTTCCAGTCTTACATCGGTGGCGAATTTTCAGATGGCGAAGCCCGGTTCGAAAGCATCGACCCGGCGACCGGCGCCGCCTGGGCGGAGATGCCGGAGGCGCGGGAAGCCGATGTCGATCGCGCCGTCGAGGCCGCGCATAACGCTCTTTACGAAGGGCCGTGGTCCAAACTGACCGCCACGCAGCGAGGCAAGCTTCTCTACAAGCTCGGCGATCTCGTCGCCGAGAACGCCCAGAAACTTGCTGAACTGGAGACGCGGGACACGGGCAAGATCATCCGCGAGACTTCGGCGCAGATCGCTTATGTCGCCGAGTATTATCGCTATTATGCCGGGATCGCCGACAAGATCGAGGGTTCCTATCTGCCGATCGACAAGCCGGACATGGATGTCTGGCTGCGCCGCGAACCGATCGGCATCGTCGCCATGGTCGTGCCCTGGAACAGCCAGCTGTTCCTGTCGGCGGTGAAGATCGGCCCGGCCCTGGCTGCCGGCTGCACCATGGTGGTGAAGGCCTCGGAGGACGGGCCGGCGCCGCTCCTCGAATTTGCCCGGCTCATCGACCAGGCGGGCTTTCCGGCCGGCGTCGTCAACATCATCACCGGTTTCGGCCCCTCCTGCGGCGCCGCGCTCAGCCGTCACCCCAAGGTGGATCATATCGCCTTTACCGGGGGGCCGGAAACGGCGCGTCATGTGGTGCGCAATTCGGCAGAGAACCTCGCCTCGACCTCGCTCGAGCTCGGCGGAAAGTCCCCCTTCATCGTCTTCGCGGACGCCGATCTCGAGAGTGCGGCCAATGCCCAGGTCGCAGGCATCTTTGCCGCGACCGGCCAGAGCTGCGTCGCCGGTTCGCGGCTGATCGTCGAGAAAAGCGTCAAGGATCACTTCCTGGAAATCCTCAAAGCAAAGGCGGAAGCGGTCCGCATCGGCAGCCCGCTCGACATGGCGACGGAAGTCGGGCCACTCGCGACACGGCGTCAACGCGACCATATCGAGGCGCTGGTCGCGCGCTCGCTCGCCGCCGGCGCCAAATTGATCACGGGCGGCAACGCACCCGAAGGTGCCGGTTACTATTATCGGCCGAGCATTCTCGATTGCGACGGCAGCGCCTCGCCCTCGCTCGAGGAGGAATTTTTCGGACCCGTCCTTTCGGTGCTGTCCTTCGAAACGGAAGCGGAGGCGCTCGCCCTCGCCAACAATAGCAGCTACGGCCTAGCGGCGGGGGTCTTCACGCAGAATCTCACCAGGGCGCACCGCCTGATGAAGGGGATCCGCGCCGGGATCGTCTGGGTCAACACTTACCGGGCAGTGTCGCCGATCGCGCCCTTCGGCGGGTTCGGGCTTTCCGGTCACGGCCGCGAGGGCGGCATGGCCGCCGCCCTCGACTACACAAGGACGAAGACCGTCTGGCTCAGGACGTCGGACGAGCCCATCCCCGATCCCTTCGTGATGCGGTGA
- a CDS encoding LLM class flavin-dependent oxidoreductase: MKFSLFVHLERLNPGQTDESLYREFIQLCEIADRGGFSAIWTGEHHGMSFTIAPNPFLSLADLARRTKNVRLGTGTVIAPFWHPIKLAGEAAMTDIITEGRLDIGIARGAYSFEYDRLAPGLDAWGAGQRMRELIPAIKGLWEGDYAHESEFWTFPSTTSAPKPVQEPHPPIWVAARDPNSHEFAVANGCNVQVTPLWNGDGEIASLMERFEAACAKKPEIERPKIMLLQHAYVGTDEADLEQAAKELSVYYNYFFAWFKNERPIRQGLIETITEEEMAENAIVSPEVMRKNLAVGTADQVIARLKAYEALGYDEYSFWIDTGMSFERKKASLERFIAEVMPAFAE; encoded by the coding sequence ATGAAATTCTCGCTTTTTGTGCATCTCGAGCGCCTCAACCCCGGGCAGACGGACGAGAGCCTCTACCGCGAGTTCATCCAGCTCTGCGAGATCGCCGACCGTGGCGGCTTCTCGGCCATCTGGACCGGCGAGCATCACGGCATGAGTTTCACCATCGCGCCCAATCCGTTCCTCAGCCTCGCCGATCTCGCCCGCCGCACGAAGAATGTCCGGCTCGGTACCGGCACGGTGATTGCGCCATTCTGGCATCCGATCAAGCTCGCCGGCGAAGCAGCGATGACCGACATTATCACCGAGGGCAGGCTCGATATCGGCATCGCCCGTGGCGCCTACAGTTTCGAGTACGATCGGCTCGCCCCCGGGCTCGACGCCTGGGGCGCCGGCCAGCGGATGCGCGAGCTCATTCCTGCCATAAAGGGGCTTTGGGAAGGCGACTACGCGCATGAGAGCGAGTTCTGGACGTTTCCGTCGACGACCTCGGCGCCGAAGCCCGTGCAGGAGCCGCATCCGCCGATCTGGGTTGCGGCGCGCGACCCCAACAGCCATGAATTCGCGGTCGCCAACGGCTGCAACGTGCAGGTCACGCCGCTCTGGAACGGCGACGGCGAGATCGCCAGCCTGATGGAGCGCTTCGAGGCGGCCTGCGCCAAGAAGCCGGAGATCGAGCGCCCGAAGATCATGCTGCTGCAGCATGCCTATGTAGGCACCGACGAAGCCGATCTCGAGCAGGCGGCCAAGGAGCTCAGCGTCTATTACAACTACTTCTTTGCCTGGTTCAAAAACGAAAGGCCGATCCGACAGGGCCTCATCGAAACCATCACCGAAGAGGAGATGGCGGAAAACGCCATCGTCTCACCGGAGGTGATGCGCAAGAACCTCGCCGTCGGAACTGCCGATCAGGTGATCGCTCGGCTGAAGGCCTACGAGGCGTTGGGCTACGACGAATATTCCTTCTGGATCGATACGGGCATGAGCTTCGAGCGCAAGAAGGCCTCGCTCGAGCGCTTCATCGCCGAGGTCATGCCGGCATTTGCGGAGTAG
- a CDS encoding flavin reductase: MTAASCDPRTLRDAFGSFMTGVTVVTANDASGNPIGFTANSFASVSIDPPLLLVCIAKTSRNFATMTSANGFAVNVLSEKQIAVSNTFAKPVEDRFAAVEWKRGPHGAPILAGVSAWFDCSLNEIVDAGDHAILIGRVEAFENGAMAGLGFARGSYITPGLSGKAVSAAAEGAPLIAAVVERDGAVLLIPEADGRWRLPQMALKGGEALAVLQDYLTATTGLAIEVGFLYSVYDNKTTGHQHIVYRAGAEPGETQAGRFVPLAELPLDNMDNPATADLLRRFAAESALGNFGVYVGDEKQGKVHPFARKA, encoded by the coding sequence ATGACAGCAGCTTCTTGTGACCCGCGCACACTGCGCGACGCTTTCGGGTCATTCATGACCGGGGTGACGGTCGTCACGGCGAACGACGCGTCCGGAAATCCGATCGGTTTTACCGCGAACTCCTTCGCATCGGTGTCGATCGACCCGCCGCTTCTGCTCGTCTGCATCGCCAAGACCTCACGCAATTTCGCGACGATGACATCAGCCAATGGTTTTGCGGTCAACGTTCTTTCGGAAAAGCAGATAGCCGTGTCCAACACCTTTGCCAAACCGGTGGAGGATCGGTTCGCGGCGGTCGAATGGAAGCGCGGTCCGCATGGTGCGCCGATCCTGGCCGGCGTCAGCGCCTGGTTCGATTGTTCGCTGAACGAGATTGTCGACGCAGGCGACCACGCCATCCTGATCGGCCGCGTGGAGGCCTTCGAGAACGGCGCCATGGCCGGGCTCGGCTTTGCGCGCGGCAGCTACATCACGCCGGGCCTGTCCGGCAAGGCGGTCTCGGCCGCCGCCGAGGGCGCCCCGCTGATTGCCGCCGTCGTCGAGCGCGACGGCGCGGTCCTGCTGATCCCGGAGGCCGACGGCCGCTGGCGCCTGCCGCAAATGGCCCTCAAGGGCGGTGAGGCACTGGCGGTGCTGCAGGACTATCTGACGGCCACGACGGGATTGGCGATCGAGGTCGGCTTTCTCTATTCGGTCTACGACAACAAGACGACCGGTCACCAGCACATCGTCTATCGCGCCGGCGCCGAACCCGGCGAAACCCAGGCCGGACGCTTTGTTCCCCTTGCGGAATTGCCGCTCGACAACATGGACAATCCGGCCACCGCCGATCTCTTGAGGCGCTTTGCAGCCGAGAGCGCGCTGGGCAATTTCGGCGTTTATGTCGGCGATGAGAAACAGGGCAAGGTTCACCCCTTCGCCAGAAAGGCCTGA
- a CDS encoding alpha/beta fold hydrolase, whose amino-acid sequence MLQSERTEFTGLGARRARTAHGTAYVEIGHGEPLVLIHGVGMRLEAWTPQVVALSARHRVIAVDMPGHGESDRLDADAKLEDFVAWLGVLLDDLKLDRVNLAGHSMGALIAGGAAATFGARIRRVALLNGVYLRDADAKAAVIARALTIGERAADVDGPLKRWFGEGSETAPFYELTRSWLQTVDPEGYATAYNAFAHGDNVYAARWPQVRCPALFLTGSEDPNSTPEMALAMAVAAPCGRAHIIEGHRHMVNLTAPDTVNAILADWLSREGEKS is encoded by the coding sequence ATGCTTCAATCTGAGCGAACAGAATTCACGGGTCTCGGTGCCAGGCGAGCTCGAACGGCGCATGGTACCGCCTATGTGGAGATCGGTCATGGCGAACCGCTTGTCCTCATCCACGGGGTCGGCATGCGGCTCGAAGCCTGGACGCCGCAGGTTGTCGCCCTGTCCGCCCGGCACCGCGTCATTGCCGTCGACATGCCCGGACATGGTGAGAGCGACAGGCTGGATGCTGACGCGAAGCTCGAGGATTTCGTCGCCTGGCTGGGCGTCCTTCTTGACGATCTGAAGCTGGACCGCGTCAATCTCGCCGGCCATTCGATGGGCGCGCTGATCGCTGGCGGTGCGGCGGCCACATTTGGTGCACGCATCCGCCGCGTGGCGCTTCTCAATGGCGTCTACCTACGCGACGCTGATGCCAAGGCAGCCGTCATCGCCCGGGCCCTGACGATCGGCGAGCGTGCGGCCGATGTCGATGGGCCGCTGAAGCGCTGGTTCGGCGAGGGCAGCGAAACTGCGCCGTTCTATGAGTTGACGCGAAGCTGGCTGCAGACGGTCGACCCTGAAGGCTATGCGACCGCCTATAATGCCTTTGCGCATGGCGACAATGTTTACGCTGCGCGCTGGCCCCAGGTGCGTTGTCCGGCCTTGTTCCTGACCGGTTCGGAGGACCCGAACTCGACGCCGGAAATGGCGCTTGCCATGGCCGTCGCGGCGCCGTGCGGCCGGGCGCATATCATCGAAGGGCACCGCCACATGGTCAATCTGACGGCGCCGGATACGGTCAATGCGATTCTCGCGGACTGGCTCTCAAGGGAAGGGGAGAAGTCATGA
- a CDS encoding amino acid synthesis family protein — MPIEIRKTLLQVETTLIEGGKTAPVPLKLYSAIAVVKNPWAGAGYVENLKPEIHAAAPVLGELLTRMIIDAVGSGEAVEAYGKSAIVGLDGEVEHASALIHTLRFGNHYRQAVGAKSYLAFCNTRGPANAALMIPLMDKNDEGRRSHYLTIQTSVADAPAANEIVVALGASVGGRPHHRIGDRYQDLKDLGQDVANPAGV; from the coding sequence ATGCCCATCGAAATCCGTAAGACGCTGCTGCAGGTGGAGACGACGCTGATCGAAGGCGGAAAGACTGCGCCCGTGCCGCTGAAGCTCTATTCGGCCATAGCCGTGGTGAAGAACCCCTGGGCCGGCGCCGGCTATGTCGAGAACCTGAAGCCGGAAATTCATGCCGCTGCGCCGGTTCTTGGTGAACTACTGACGAGGATGATCATCGACGCGGTCGGGTCGGGCGAGGCGGTCGAGGCTTATGGAAAATCGGCGATCGTCGGTCTCGACGGCGAGGTCGAGCATGCATCGGCGCTGATCCACACGCTGCGCTTCGGCAATCATTACCGCCAAGCCGTCGGCGCCAAATCCTACCTCGCCTTCTGCAATACACGCGGTCCGGCAAACGCCGCCTTGATGATCCCGCTCATGGACAAGAATGATGAAGGGCGTCGCTCGCACTACCTGACCATCCAGACCTCCGTCGCCGATGCGCCGGCGGCAAACGAGATCGTCGTTGCGCTTGGCGCCTCGGTGGGCGGACGTCCGCATCACCGCATTGGCGACCGCTACCAGGATCTTAAGGATCTCGGGCAGGATGTCGCCAACCCGGCCGGCGTTTGA